The following are from one region of the Stigmatella ashevillena genome:
- a CDS encoding response regulator, giving the protein MGFKVLIVEDSKSSREFIAAAVESISGVEAITTASGFEALRLLPRHRFDLIITDINMPDINGLELINFVKKTPQHCDTPLFIITTEGRDQDRERGMKLGAVEYLVKPFQPASLERLLRHYLKLA; this is encoded by the coding sequence ATGGGATTCAAGGTCCTGATCGTTGAGGATTCCAAGTCATCGCGCGAGTTCATCGCGGCGGCCGTGGAGTCCATTTCCGGAGTCGAAGCCATCACCACGGCCAGCGGTTTCGAGGCGCTCCGGCTGCTGCCCCGGCATCGTTTCGATCTCATCATCACCGACATCAACATGCCCGACATCAACGGGCTGGAGTTGATCAACTTCGTCAAGAAGACCCCCCAGCACTGCGACACACCGCTCTTCATCATCACCACCGAAGGGCGGGACCAGGACCGGGAGCGGGGCATGAAGCTGGGGGCGGTGGAGTATCTGGTGAAGCCTTTTCAGCCGGCGAGCCTGGAGCGGCTCCTGCGGCACTATCTGAAGCTGGCATGA
- a CDS encoding M17 family peptidase N-terminal domain-containing protein, whose translation MSVSAHDIGLDGLDSLAGVDALCLFVAEDDRPLTGTAGYVDWRLCGALSRVLQQGFFLGAKDDWLLLPSDGRLPFPRIFAVGLGRRKHLRPESLAESLAGAARVLTKAKVESVALEIPGADPVDEAVQATALREHFLPSFKGKNVSILADKALAKLLSNRKS comes from the coding sequence GTGAGCGTCTCGGCCCATGACATCGGCCTCGATGGCCTGGATTCGCTCGCCGGGGTGGACGCCCTCTGCCTCTTCGTGGCCGAGGATGACCGGCCGCTGACCGGCACCGCTGGCTACGTGGACTGGCGGCTGTGCGGCGCCCTCTCGCGCGTGCTCCAGCAAGGCTTCTTCCTGGGGGCGAAGGATGACTGGCTCCTGCTCCCTTCGGATGGACGGCTTCCCTTCCCGCGCATCTTCGCGGTGGGGCTCGGCCGCCGGAAGCACCTGAGGCCGGAGTCCCTGGCGGAGTCCCTGGCGGGCGCGGCCCGGGTGCTGACCAAGGCCAAGGTGGAATCGGTGGCCCTGGAGATTCCTGGCGCGGACCCGGTGGACGAGGCCGTCCAGGCCACGGCCCTCCGGGAACACTTCCTGCCAAGCTTCAAGGGGAAGAACGTTTCGATCCTGGCGGACAAGGCGCTGGCGAAGCTGTTGTCCAACCGCAAATCCTGA
- the nusB gene encoding transcription antitermination factor NusB → MGARRTGRERALQALYQLEMTPSMSAYEALSSAWAASSEEGKPDPEAVRFAQELVEGVQTHRAEVDQLIEKHSHNWRLDRMSRIDRNVLRLGVFELKYRPDIPKKVSINEAVELGKNFGTEESSAFVNGLLDRVALALGKP, encoded by the coding sequence ATGGGTGCTCGCAGAACAGGGCGTGAGCGTGCACTCCAGGCGCTCTACCAGTTGGAAATGACGCCCAGCATGTCCGCGTACGAGGCGCTTTCGTCCGCGTGGGCCGCCTCCTCCGAGGAGGGCAAGCCCGACCCCGAGGCCGTCCGGTTCGCCCAGGAACTCGTCGAGGGCGTGCAGACCCACCGGGCGGAGGTGGATCAGCTCATCGAGAAGCACAGCCACAACTGGCGGCTCGACCGCATGTCCCGGATCGACCGCAACGTGCTGCGCCTGGGCGTCTTCGAGCTGAAGTACCGTCCCGACATTCCCAAGAAGGTCTCCATCAACGAGGCCGTGGAGCTGGGCAAGAACTTCGGCACCGAGGAGTCCAGCGCCTTCGTCAATGGTCTGCTCGACCGGGTCGCCCTGGCCCTTGGAAAGCCGTGA
- the ribH gene encoding 6,7-dimethyl-8-ribityllumazine synthase: MPRYIEGDFLPPKGRFAICVARFNAFITEELVKGAVDSLVRHGVADSDIDVYRCPGTYELPGLTRRVTETQGYVGVITLGAVIRGGTPHFDYVAGECSKGIGSVAFSAAALAKPVSVTFGVLTCDTVEQAIDRAGVKAGNKGADAAMACLEMVNLYVKMPEGKRG; the protein is encoded by the coding sequence ATGCCTCGTTACATCGAAGGTGATTTCCTGCCGCCCAAGGGGCGTTTCGCCATTTGCGTGGCCCGCTTCAACGCGTTCATCACCGAGGAGCTGGTCAAGGGGGCCGTGGACTCCTTGGTCCGCCACGGGGTGGCGGACTCGGACATTGATGTCTACCGCTGCCCGGGCACCTATGAGCTGCCGGGCCTGACGCGCCGGGTCACCGAGACCCAGGGCTACGTGGGCGTCATCACCCTGGGCGCCGTCATCCGCGGAGGCACGCCCCACTTCGACTACGTGGCGGGGGAGTGCTCCAAGGGCATCGGCTCGGTGGCCTTTAGTGCCGCCGCCCTCGCCAAGCCCGTCTCCGTCACCTTCGGCGTGCTGACGTGCGATACGGTGGAGCAGGCCATTGACCGGGCAGGCGTGAAGGCGGGCAACAAAGGGGCCGACGCGGCCATGGCGTGCCTGGAGATGGTCAACCTCTACGTGAAGATGCCGGAAGGGAAGCGGGGCTAA
- the ribB gene encoding 3,4-dihydroxy-2-butanone-4-phosphate synthase — protein sequence MGRGTQGSAVIQLVERALAEIRKGHMVILTDDEDRENEGDLVMAAEKATPEAINFMALHGRGLICLSLTEERIRRLSLPLMVQDNNSPFQTAFTVSIEAARGVTTGISAADRARTIQAAVAPNAKPGDLVRPGHIFPLRAREGGVLVRTGQTEGSVDLARMAGLSPAGVICEIMNPDGTMARRPDLVKFARKHKLVLLSVADIIRYRLEREQLIKRIGTATLERRGGGTFQAFTYGSEVDSAVHVALVKGEVRGKDAVLTRVHRGCLMGDQLGSGQCDCGSQLEQAFQRIQEEGKGVIIYLQKDVPAKAQLQCTHISNEEVVQGKPDQTRLREFGVGAQILKDLGLSRLKLLTNNPKKIVGLESYSLQVVEQIPLTDGEAPRRMAARTPRRRRDKS from the coding sequence ATGGGGCGCGGAACGCAGGGTTCGGCGGTCATCCAGTTGGTGGAGCGGGCACTCGCGGAGATCCGCAAGGGCCACATGGTCATCCTCACCGATGACGAGGATCGCGAGAACGAGGGAGACCTCGTGATGGCCGCCGAGAAGGCGACCCCGGAGGCCATCAACTTCATGGCCCTCCATGGGCGAGGGCTCATCTGTCTGTCGCTCACCGAGGAGCGCATCCGCCGGTTGAGCCTGCCGTTGATGGTGCAGGACAACAACTCGCCCTTCCAGACGGCCTTCACCGTCTCCATCGAAGCGGCCCGGGGGGTGACGACCGGCATCTCGGCTGCGGACCGGGCCCGCACCATCCAGGCGGCGGTGGCGCCGAACGCCAAGCCCGGAGACCTGGTGCGCCCCGGCCACATCTTCCCCTTGCGCGCCCGGGAGGGCGGGGTGCTGGTGCGCACCGGGCAGACCGAGGGCAGCGTGGACCTGGCGCGGATGGCGGGGCTCTCGCCGGCCGGCGTCATCTGCGAAATCATGAATCCCGACGGGACCATGGCCCGCCGGCCGGACCTGGTGAAGTTCGCCCGGAAGCACAAGCTGGTGCTGCTCTCGGTGGCGGACATCATCCGCTACCGGCTGGAGCGCGAGCAGCTCATCAAGCGCATCGGCACGGCCACCTTGGAGCGCCGGGGCGGAGGGACCTTCCAGGCCTTCACCTACGGCAGCGAGGTGGACTCCGCCGTCCATGTGGCGCTGGTCAAGGGAGAGGTGCGTGGCAAGGACGCGGTGCTGACCCGGGTCCACCGGGGCTGTCTGATGGGAGATCAGCTGGGCAGCGGCCAGTGTGATTGCGGCAGCCAGCTCGAGCAGGCCTTCCAGCGCATCCAGGAAGAGGGCAAGGGGGTCATCATCTACCTCCAGAAGGACGTCCCCGCGAAGGCCCAGCTCCAATGTACGCACATCTCCAACGAGGAGGTCGTCCAAGGAAAGCCGGACCAGACGCGCCTGCGGGAGTTCGGGGTGGGAGCGCAGATTCTCAAGGACCTGGGCCTGTCCCGGCTGAAGCTTCTGACCAACAACCCCAAGAAGATCGTGGGTCTGGAGAGCTACTCGCTGCAGGTGGTGGAGCAGATCCCCCTGACGGACGGGGAGGCGCCCCGCCGGATGGCCGCGCGCACCCCGCGCCGTCGGCGTGACAAGTCGTGA
- a CDS encoding riboflavin synthase — protein MFTGLIQDVGVVERVVTGGMTDLWLRTSLGAGSFALGESIAVDGACLTVVERGGDSFKVQAAPETLRRTTMGELRPGTRVNLERAMALGDRLGGHLVAGHVDAVSEVLETRPEGGSWVMAFRLSQDLAPYFIEKGSVAVDGISLTVNAVLSDRFTVQLIPETQERTTLRAKPVGARVNLEADMIGKYVARLFSLRQGPVSGLTEEALRAAGFGLKG, from the coding sequence ATGTTCACCGGCCTCATTCAGGATGTGGGTGTCGTCGAGCGTGTCGTCACAGGTGGGATGACGGACCTGTGGCTTCGGACGTCGCTGGGCGCGGGCAGCTTTGCCCTGGGCGAGTCCATTGCCGTGGATGGCGCCTGTCTCACCGTGGTGGAGCGCGGAGGGGACAGCTTCAAGGTCCAGGCGGCCCCCGAGACGCTGCGCAGGACCACGATGGGCGAGCTGCGCCCCGGCACCCGGGTGAACCTGGAGCGGGCGATGGCGCTGGGAGACCGGCTGGGGGGACACCTGGTGGCGGGCCACGTGGACGCGGTGAGCGAAGTCCTGGAGACGCGGCCCGAGGGCGGCTCGTGGGTGATGGCCTTCCGGCTGTCGCAGGATCTGGCGCCCTACTTCATCGAGAAGGGCTCGGTGGCGGTGGATGGCATCAGCCTCACCGTCAACGCGGTGCTCTCCGACCGGTTCACCGTGCAGCTCATTCCGGAGACGCAGGAGCGCACCACCCTGCGCGCCAAGCCCGTGGGTGCCCGGGTGAACCTGGAAGCGGACATGATTGGCAAGTACGTGGCGCGGCTGTTCTCGCTGCGCCAGGGCCCGGTGAGCGGGCTGACCGAGGAGGCCCTCAGGGCGGCCGGCTTCGGGTTGAAAGGTTGA
- the ribD gene encoding bifunctional diaminohydroxyphosphoribosylaminopyrimidine deaminase/5-amino-6-(5-phosphoribosylamino)uracil reductase RibD — protein sequence MRLLTRAHLRAASTPRAKRAADFDRAVAEFFMRIALEEAAKGLGRTSPNPAVGAVLVKGGRIIARGYHKKAGTAHAEVVALEAAGPRARGADLYTTLEPCDHYGRTGPCSQAIIDAGVRRVICGSSDPNPKVNGKGVARLKKAGVEVLTGVLPQDADQLNQPFFKVMHTGLPFVTLKAAVTLDGKLATATGDSRWVTGDAARQWVHQLRDKVDVILVGANTVRRDNPQLTTRLPGGGGKDPVRVVVDSHLRLKSTHTVFTQRSPARVILATLEDPLGTKARRFTRLGVEVWQIPSRQGQVALKALLARVAQEGFNHVLVEGGAEIYGSFLRERLADALALFLAPKLIGSQGLSWSGDLGVKLMANALSLKNLTFQQLGEDLLLQARL from the coding sequence ATGAGGTTGCTGACGCGGGCGCACCTGAGGGCGGCCAGCACGCCTCGCGCCAAGCGGGCAGCGGATTTCGACCGCGCGGTGGCCGAGTTCTTCATGCGCATCGCGCTGGAAGAGGCCGCCAAGGGGCTGGGGCGGACCAGTCCCAATCCCGCGGTGGGGGCGGTGCTGGTCAAGGGCGGCCGCATCATCGCGCGCGGCTACCACAAGAAGGCCGGCACGGCGCATGCGGAGGTGGTGGCGCTGGAGGCCGCGGGCCCCCGGGCCCGGGGCGCGGACCTCTACACGACGCTGGAGCCGTGTGACCATTACGGGCGGACGGGGCCGTGCAGCCAGGCCATCATCGATGCCGGGGTGCGCCGGGTCATCTGTGGCTCCTCGGACCCCAACCCCAAGGTGAATGGCAAGGGCGTCGCCCGGTTGAAGAAGGCGGGCGTCGAGGTGCTCACCGGCGTCCTCCCGCAGGACGCGGACCAGCTCAATCAGCCCTTTTTCAAGGTCATGCACACCGGCTTGCCGTTCGTCACCCTCAAGGCGGCGGTGACGCTGGACGGCAAGCTGGCCACGGCCACGGGAGACTCGCGCTGGGTGACGGGCGACGCTGCCCGGCAGTGGGTCCACCAACTGCGCGACAAGGTGGATGTCATCCTGGTGGGGGCCAACACGGTGCGGCGGGACAATCCGCAGCTCACCACCCGGCTTCCCGGCGGCGGGGGCAAGGACCCGGTGCGCGTGGTGGTGGACTCCCACCTGCGCTTGAAGTCCACGCACACTGTCTTCACCCAGCGCTCGCCCGCCCGGGTGATTCTGGCCACCCTGGAGGACCCCCTGGGCACGAAGGCCCGCCGCTTCACCCGGTTGGGTGTGGAGGTGTGGCAGATCCCGTCCCGGCAGGGGCAGGTGGCCCTCAAAGCCCTGCTGGCCCGGGTGGCCCAGGAGGGCTTCAACCATGTGCTCGTGGAGGGCGGGGCGGAAATCTATGGCTCCTTCCTGCGCGAGCGGCTCGCGGACGCCCTGGCCCTCTTTCTGGCGCCCAAGCTGATTGGCAGCCAGGGGCTCTCCTGGTCGGGAGACCTGGGGGTGAAGCTCATGGCCAATGCCCTCTCCCTGAAGAACCTCACCTTCCAGCAACTGGGCGAGGACCTGCTCCTCCAGGCACGTCTGTGA
- the nrdR gene encoding transcriptional regulator NrdR produces the protein MRCPFCQDAENKVIDSRESHEGTVIRRRRECLQCKRRFTTYERVEELYPLIVKKDGRREAFDREKILTGLKKACEKRSVSADQIEETVGAIERLLQGTGEKEVPSRVIGEEVMRRLQALDVVAYVRFASVYRSFRDVDEFMNELKELAGQSKAGGSKPQTGEEGPPS, from the coding sequence GTGCGTTGCCCCTTCTGCCAGGACGCCGAGAACAAGGTCATCGACTCGCGCGAGTCGCACGAGGGGACCGTCATCCGCCGGCGCCGCGAGTGCTTGCAGTGCAAGCGGCGCTTCACCACCTATGAGCGGGTGGAGGAGCTCTACCCCCTCATCGTGAAGAAGGACGGCCGCCGGGAGGCCTTTGACCGGGAGAAGATCCTCACCGGCCTGAAGAAGGCCTGTGAGAAGCGGTCCGTCTCCGCCGACCAGATTGAAGAGACGGTGGGCGCCATCGAGCGGCTTCTCCAGGGCACGGGCGAGAAGGAAGTGCCCTCCCGCGTCATTGGCGAAGAGGTGATGCGGCGGCTGCAGGCGCTGGATGTGGTGGCCTACGTGCGGTTCGCCTCGGTGTACCGGAGCTTCCGGGACGTCGACGAATTCATGAATGAGCTCAAGGAACTCGCTGGCCAATCGAAGGCAGGGGGGTCCAAGCCACAGACGGGGGAGGAGGGTCCGCCGTCATGA
- the glyA gene encoding serine hydroxymethyltransferase produces MENTRTLAEVDAEIAQVIRQETQRQEEGIELIASENFVSPAVLEALGSTLTNKYAEGYPGKRYYGGCEVVDVAETLAIQRARDLFGAEAANVQAHSGSQANMAAYMALMKPGDTLLSLDLNSGGHLTHGAAFNFSGKLYKVVHYGLTRDTETIDFAQVASLAKEHKPKVIVVGASAYPRTLDFGKFREIADSVGAAMMVDMAHIAGLVAAGVHPSPVPLAEFVTSTTHKTLRGPRGGLILCREQFSKPVNSQIFPGIQGGPLMHVIAAKAVAFKEALTPEFKVYQRQIVSNAQALAEALLRAGLRLCSGGTDNHLMLVDLRAKKITGKDAEAVMGKAGFTVNKNMIPFDPEKPVTTSGIRVGTPAVTTRGMKEPEMAIVGQLIGEALDHASDDARLSRIHGQVKELTKSFPLYASRLR; encoded by the coding sequence ATGGAAAATACCCGCACGCTGGCCGAGGTTGATGCCGAGATCGCCCAGGTCATCCGCCAGGAGACGCAGCGCCAGGAGGAGGGCATTGAGCTCATTGCCTCGGAGAACTTCGTCAGCCCTGCGGTGCTGGAGGCGCTGGGTTCCACGCTGACGAACAAGTACGCCGAGGGCTACCCCGGCAAGCGGTACTACGGCGGCTGCGAGGTCGTCGACGTGGCGGAGACGCTGGCGATCCAGCGGGCCCGGGATCTCTTCGGGGCCGAGGCCGCCAACGTCCAGGCCCACTCCGGCAGCCAGGCCAACATGGCCGCCTACATGGCCCTGATGAAGCCGGGAGACACCCTGCTGTCCCTGGACCTCAACTCGGGCGGCCACCTCACCCACGGCGCGGCCTTCAACTTCTCCGGCAAGCTCTACAAGGTGGTCCACTACGGGCTCACCCGGGACACGGAGACCATTGACTTCGCCCAGGTAGCGAGCCTCGCCAAGGAGCACAAGCCCAAGGTCATCGTCGTGGGCGCGAGCGCCTACCCGCGCACGCTCGATTTCGGCAAGTTCCGGGAGATCGCCGACAGCGTGGGCGCGGCGATGATGGTGGACATGGCGCACATCGCCGGCCTGGTGGCCGCGGGGGTCCACCCCTCGCCGGTGCCCCTGGCGGAGTTCGTCACCTCCACCACGCACAAGACGCTCCGGGGGCCCCGGGGCGGGCTCATCCTGTGCCGCGAGCAGTTCTCCAAGCCGGTCAACAGCCAGATCTTCCCCGGTATCCAGGGCGGACCGCTGATGCACGTCATTGCCGCGAAGGCGGTGGCGTTCAAGGAAGCCCTCACCCCCGAATTCAAGGTGTACCAGCGGCAGATCGTCTCCAACGCCCAGGCGCTGGCGGAGGCGCTCTTGCGGGCGGGGCTGCGCCTGTGCTCCGGCGGCACGGACAACCACCTGATGCTCGTGGACCTGCGCGCCAAGAAGATCACCGGCAAGGATGCCGAGGCGGTGATGGGCAAGGCGGGCTTCACCGTGAACAAGAACATGATTCCGTTCGATCCCGAGAAGCCGGTGACGACCTCGGGCATCCGGGTGGGCACCCCGGCCGTCACCACGCGGGGAATGAAGGAACCGGAGATGGCCATCGTCGGCCAGCTCATCGGCGAGGCGCTGGACCATGCCTCGGACGATGCCCGGCTGTCCCGCATCCATGGGCAGGTGAAAGAGCTGACGAAGTCCTTTCCGCTCTACGCCTCGCGCTTGAGGTAA
- the rpiB gene encoding ribose 5-phosphate isomerase B, whose product MKIILASDHAGFELRQELVAALRERGASFEDAGPPSRESVDYPDFAAKVAHAVVAGEYALGVLVCGTGIGMSIAANKHCGVRAALCSTEFEARMARAHNDANVLCLGQRVVGAGVARAILEAFLATPFEGGRHEKRVQKIRDAEAGH is encoded by the coding sequence GTGAAGATCATCCTCGCGTCTGATCATGCGGGTTTTGAGTTGCGCCAGGAGCTCGTGGCCGCGCTTCGGGAGCGGGGCGCCTCCTTCGAGGATGCGGGGCCCCCTTCACGCGAATCCGTGGACTACCCGGACTTCGCGGCGAAGGTGGCTCATGCCGTGGTGGCAGGGGAGTACGCGCTCGGGGTGCTGGTGTGTGGCACCGGCATCGGGATGAGCATCGCCGCCAACAAGCACTGCGGGGTGCGCGCGGCGCTGTGCTCCACCGAGTTCGAGGCCCGCATGGCGCGCGCGCACAATGATGCCAATGTGCTCTGCCTGGGGCAGCGGGTGGTGGGCGCTGGGGTGGCCCGGGCCATTCTCGAGGCCTTCCTGGCCACGCCCTTCGAGGGCGGACGGCACGAGAAGCGCGTGCAGAAGATCCGCGACGCCGAAGCAGGGCACTGA
- the fabF gene encoding beta-ketoacyl-ACP synthase II — translation MSNRRVVITGTGLITALGTGTEKTWQALLAGKSGIAPITRFDTAKLDTRFAGEVKDFEVEKFLDRREARRMDLFAQYAMAAAELAMEESKLPVGADKANGYEPERVGVIVGSGIGGISSLEEQHKKGLEKGFDRLSPFFIIQMIINMAPGLISIRYGAKGPNWSPVSACATSAHAIGEAWKAIRLNECDAVIAGGAEAAITPLGMGGFSVMKALSSRNEDPATASRPFDKERDGFVMGEGAGIVILEELEHAKKRGANILAELVGYGANSDAHHVTAPAPEGEGATRCIRLALASAGMRPDEVGYINAHGTSTPYNDANETKAIKTVFGDHARKVAISSTKSMTGHMLGAAGGAEAVISVLALTRGVLPPTINLTSPDPDCDLDYVPNQPREVRVDAAMSNSFGFGGTNVVLLFRRFK, via the coding sequence GTGTCAAACCGTCGCGTCGTCATCACCGGGACTGGGCTGATTACCGCTCTGGGCACCGGCACCGAGAAAACCTGGCAGGCACTCCTTGCCGGTAAGTCGGGAATCGCCCCCATCACGCGCTTCGACACCGCGAAGCTCGACACCCGCTTTGCGGGTGAGGTGAAGGACTTCGAGGTCGAGAAGTTCCTCGACCGGCGCGAGGCGCGCCGGATGGACCTGTTCGCTCAGTATGCCATGGCCGCCGCGGAGCTGGCCATGGAGGAGAGCAAGCTGCCAGTCGGGGCGGACAAGGCGAACGGCTACGAGCCAGAGCGCGTGGGCGTCATCGTGGGCTCTGGCATCGGAGGCATCTCCTCGCTCGAAGAGCAGCACAAGAAGGGGTTGGAGAAGGGGTTCGACCGCTTGTCGCCCTTCTTCATCATCCAGATGATCATCAACATGGCGCCCGGACTCATCTCCATCCGGTATGGCGCCAAGGGGCCCAATTGGTCCCCCGTGTCGGCCTGCGCCACCAGCGCTCACGCCATCGGTGAGGCGTGGAAGGCCATCCGGTTGAACGAGTGTGACGCGGTCATCGCCGGAGGCGCCGAGGCCGCCATCACCCCGCTGGGCATGGGTGGCTTCTCGGTGATGAAGGCGCTGTCCTCCCGCAACGAGGATCCGGCGACCGCCAGCCGCCCGTTCGACAAGGAGCGGGATGGTTTCGTCATGGGCGAGGGCGCCGGTATTGTCATCCTGGAGGAGTTGGAGCACGCGAAGAAGCGCGGCGCCAACATCCTGGCGGAGCTGGTGGGCTACGGGGCCAACTCCGATGCCCACCATGTGACGGCCCCTGCACCCGAGGGAGAGGGCGCCACGCGCTGCATCCGCCTGGCCCTGGCCTCGGCTGGGATGCGGCCGGACGAGGTGGGCTACATCAACGCGCACGGCACGTCCACGCCCTACAACGACGCGAACGAGACGAAGGCCATCAAGACGGTCTTCGGCGATCACGCCCGCAAGGTGGCGATCTCCTCCACCAAGTCGATGACGGGCCACATGCTGGGTGCGGCCGGCGGCGCGGAGGCGGTCATCAGCGTTCTGGCGCTGACGCGCGGGGTCCTGCCCCCGACCATCAACCTCACCTCGCCCGATCCGGACTGCGATCTGGACTACGTTCCGAACCAGCCCCGCGAAGTCCGGGTGGATGCTGCCATGAGTAACTCGTTCGGCTTCGGCGGCACCAACGTGGTGCTGCTGTTCCGCCGCTTCAAGTAG
- the acpP gene encoding acyl carrier protein — MSTIETKIKSIIADQLGVGEDEIKPESQFIEDLGADSLDIVELVMAMEEEFEVEIPDEEAENIKTVGDAINYINTHKK; from the coding sequence ATGTCGACCATCGAAACCAAGATCAAGTCCATCATCGCCGACCAGCTCGGGGTGGGAGAGGATGAGATCAAGCCTGAGTCCCAGTTCATTGAAGACCTGGGTGCCGACAGCCTCGACATCGTGGAGCTCGTGATGGCGATGGAAGAGGAGTTCGAGGTCGAGATTCCCGACGAAGAGGCCGAGAACATCAAGACCGTCGGCGACGCCATCAACTACATCAATACCCACAAGAAGTAA
- the fabG gene encoding 3-oxoacyl-[acyl-carrier-protein] reductase: MSGFKDKVVLVTGGSRGIGRACAVAFAQAGASTVVISYAGNESAAQETLGLIQAAGAKGEALKFDVSDSAACSSAIEGIVKAHGRLDVLVNNAGVAVDGLVMRVKDEDWDKQLDTNLKGAFALIRAVSRPMMKQRGGAIINLTSIVGETGNGGQVAYSASKAGLIGLTKSVAKELASRNIRVNAVSPGFIGTDMTAALNEETRKRMVDSIPLARLGAPEEVAQSVLFLASDAASYITGEVLKVNGGMYM, from the coding sequence ATGAGCGGGTTCAAGGACAAGGTGGTGCTGGTCACGGGTGGGTCGCGCGGGATCGGCCGCGCTTGCGCGGTGGCGTTCGCCCAGGCGGGCGCGTCCACGGTCGTTATCAGCTACGCGGGCAATGAGAGCGCCGCCCAGGAGACCCTGGGGCTCATCCAGGCCGCTGGTGCCAAGGGCGAGGCCCTCAAGTTCGACGTGTCGGACAGTGCGGCGTGCTCCAGTGCCATCGAGGGCATCGTCAAGGCACATGGCCGACTGGACGTGCTCGTCAACAACGCGGGCGTGGCGGTCGATGGCCTCGTCATGCGGGTGAAGGACGAGGACTGGGACAAGCAGCTGGACACCAACCTCAAGGGGGCTTTTGCCCTCATCCGGGCCGTCAGCCGCCCGATGATGAAGCAGCGGGGCGGGGCCATCATCAACCTCACCTCCATCGTGGGCGAGACGGGCAATGGTGGGCAAGTTGCCTACTCCGCCTCCAAGGCGGGCCTCATCGGGTTGACGAAATCCGTGGCCAAGGAGCTGGCCAGCCGGAATATCCGCGTCAACGCCGTGTCTCCGGGGTTTATTGGGACGGACATGACGGCCGCCCTCAATGAGGAGACACGCAAGCGGATGGTGGACAGCATCCCCCTGGCCCGGCTGGGCGCCCCCGAAGAGGTGGCCCAATCCGTGCTTTTCCTGGCCAGTGACGCGGCGTCCTACATCACCGGAGAAGTTCTGAAGGTAAATGGCGGCATGTACATGTAG
- the fabD gene encoding ACP S-malonyltransferase, which produces MSKVAFVFPGQGSQKVGMGKDLFEKFPEARAVFEAVDDVLGEKLSARCFDGPDAELKLTANTQPAILTVSLAVHAVFSRRGPAPAFVAGHSLGEYSALVAAGALSLGDAARAVRDRGMFMQEAVPVGTGAMAAVLGLEPGQVKAVCDAVAEGEVLAPANYNSPEQTVIAGHASAVARAEVKLKEAGAKRVLSLPVSAPFHCVLMDPVKPLLQEVLGKVKVSALQIPVVSNVEARPNSEAARVVPLLVEQVSAPVRWLECVEALHAEGVTRVVELGPGKVLAGLVKRINKGIETFNIEDSASLEKTLAALGAA; this is translated from the coding sequence ATGTCGAAGGTCGCGTTTGTCTTCCCCGGGCAGGGCAGTCAGAAGGTGGGAATGGGGAAGGACCTTTTCGAGAAGTTCCCCGAGGCACGGGCCGTCTTCGAGGCGGTGGACGATGTTTTGGGCGAGAAGTTGTCTGCCCGCTGCTTCGATGGGCCGGATGCCGAGCTGAAGCTCACGGCCAACACCCAGCCCGCCATCCTCACCGTGTCCTTGGCGGTGCATGCGGTCTTCTCCCGGCGGGGCCCTGCCCCGGCCTTTGTCGCGGGGCACTCGCTGGGGGAGTACTCCGCGCTGGTGGCCGCGGGGGCCCTCTCGCTGGGAGACGCGGCCCGGGCCGTCCGGGATCGTGGGATGTTCATGCAGGAGGCTGTCCCAGTGGGGACCGGTGCCATGGCGGCGGTGCTTGGCCTGGAGCCGGGTCAGGTGAAGGCCGTCTGTGACGCCGTGGCCGAAGGGGAGGTGCTGGCGCCCGCCAACTACAACTCTCCCGAGCAGACGGTCATCGCCGGCCATGCCTCGGCGGTGGCGCGGGCCGAGGTGAAGCTCAAGGAGGCAGGTGCCAAGCGCGTCCTGTCCCTGCCGGTCTCTGCCCCCTTTCACTGTGTGCTGATGGATCCGGTGAAGCCGCTGCTCCAGGAGGTGCTGGGCAAGGTGAAGGTGTCCGCGCTCCAGATTCCCGTGGTGTCCAACGTGGAGGCCCGCCCCAACAGTGAGGCCGCCCGCGTGGTTCCGCTGCTGGTCGAGCAGGTGAGCGCGCCGGTCCGCTGGCTCGAGTGCGTCGAGGCCCTCCACGCGGAGGGCGTCACGCGCGTGGTGGAACTGGGGCCGGGCAAGGTGCTCGCTGGGCTCGTCAAGCGCATCAACAAGGGTATCGAGACGTTCAACATCGAGGATTCCGCGAGCCTGGAGAAGACGCTCGCGGCGCTGGGGGCCGCATGA